Proteins encoded by one window of Thermobaculum terrenum ATCC BAA-798:
- a CDS encoding LacI family DNA-binding transcriptional regulator — translation MATIKDVANMAGVSVSTVSHVINGTRPVDPATEEKVREAIKILNYRPNLIARGLRRRVTHTIGLLVPDNSNPFFAEMARAIEDAGFRSGYSVILCNSDLSDAKQSNYIDVLLAKQVDGILFISSGNRPEPVRRVLSAGVPLVVVDRDLGTLPVDQVMVDNEQGGYIAGKYLADLGHKHIACIAGPSDVTPSAMRIAGFRQALAEAGIELPEDRVVRGDGRFEGGERAMNELLEKGIDMTAVFAYNDLMAIGAIGAIRRKGLRVPDDISIIGFDDIPIAQAMVPAITTIAQPIEELASTAVGLLLERIKDKGKQITRVVLPTSLVVRESCRSV, via the coding sequence ATGGCTACTATCAAAGACGTTGCTAACATGGCAGGTGTGTCGGTATCCACAGTTTCTCACGTTATTAATGGCACTCGCCCTGTTGATCCTGCTACTGAAGAGAAAGTAAGGGAAGCTATAAAGATCCTCAATTACCGCCCCAATCTGATTGCTAGAGGACTGAGAAGACGCGTTACGCATACTATAGGGCTGCTTGTCCCAGATAACTCCAACCCATTCTTTGCTGAGATGGCCCGTGCAATAGAAGATGCTGGCTTTCGGTCAGGGTATAGCGTCATATTATGCAACTCTGATCTCTCAGATGCTAAGCAGTCTAATTATATAGATGTGCTGCTTGCCAAGCAGGTGGACGGTATACTCTTTATCTCCTCTGGTAATCGTCCTGAACCAGTGAGACGGGTACTATCAGCCGGAGTTCCATTGGTGGTCGTTGACAGGGATCTCGGAACTTTGCCTGTAGACCAGGTGATGGTAGACAACGAGCAGGGAGGATACATCGCTGGGAAGTACTTAGCCGATCTGGGTCACAAGCATATAGCATGTATCGCAGGGCCATCAGATGTTACTCCAAGTGCTATGAGGATTGCTGGCTTTCGGCAGGCGTTGGCAGAAGCTGGTATAGAGCTGCCTGAAGACAGAGTTGTGCGTGGCGATGGCCGTTTTGAGGGTGGGGAGAGGGCTATGAATGAACTCCTTGAAAAAGGTATCGACATGACAGCAGTGTTTGCCTACAACGACCTTATGGCCATAGGAGCTATAGGAGCTATTCGCAGAAAGGGTCTCAGGGTACCTGATGATATCTCCATCATAGGATTTGATGATATCCCTATAGCTCAAGCCATGGTGCCAGCTATTACGACTATAGCCCAGCCTATTGAGGAGCTTGCTAGCACAGCTGTAGGGCTACTCTTAGAGAGGATTAAAGACAAAGGCAAACAGATAACTCGCGTGGTCTTGCCGACCTCTCTAGTAGTAAGGGAGAGCTGCAGGTCAGTCTAA
- a CDS encoding extracellular solute-binding protein, with amino-acid sequence MNERLSRRIFLRLSAVAAGGVVLAACGGATTSNTPTTAPTSPSPSPASSPTPAASAAVSPSPSPAASPTPLASPTTSAMASPTPQGPEPTPIGQKLDLANLSPSIPDPSQPVTITFASWVSAGLKPYADEFQKLHPNIKIKFQDVDAENIVTKITTQIAGGNAPDAAYLDLSAVTDFGTRNALVELDPYIQKSRAVDPKDYVGEFAKAAQIKGHFYGLPFDGESTGIFYRTDLFEQAGLEPPKPDWTWEDFEEAAKKLTIPSKRQYGFAIFASEANYYWLPWLWSTGGRLMSPDGKIMFNDANGKKAAEFYLGLKRYSPPDLYGSNSWDGRVAFAQGKVAMYEAGAWFAGTLLSEFPKTKGKWGAAAMPRDKYCATVIAGDALVIFAQSKNKDAAWKWIEFLSAPQNVAKWNTGTPKNPSTLLPVRKSLLNNPNLYKNVPLLKDFAQMMKCGVSDPAYDFPYWGQIDQILNENFQKVIYGEMDAATALDDAAARAEEIIQKHKS; translated from the coding sequence ATGAATGAAAGACTATCGAGAAGGATTTTTCTTAGGCTGAGTGCTGTAGCTGCTGGAGGTGTAGTATTAGCCGCTTGTGGAGGAGCTACGACATCAAACACACCCACAACAGCACCTACTTCTCCTAGCCCATCACCGGCGTCGTCTCCCACTCCAGCTGCTTCGGCAGCTGTAAGCCCATCTCCTAGTCCAGCGGCGAGCCCAACCCCCTTGGCAAGCCCGACGACTAGTGCGATGGCTTCGCCCACTCCTCAGGGACCAGAACCTACACCTATAGGGCAGAAACTTGATCTTGCAAACCTTAGCCCTTCCATACCTGATCCGAGCCAGCCTGTAACCATAACTTTTGCCTCTTGGGTAAGTGCTGGTCTCAAACCTTACGCGGATGAATTCCAGAAGCTGCACCCCAATATCAAGATAAAGTTCCAGGATGTAGATGCTGAGAACATCGTCACCAAGATAACTACTCAGATAGCAGGTGGCAATGCTCCTGATGCTGCATATCTGGATCTGAGTGCGGTTACAGACTTTGGCACGAGGAACGCTCTAGTGGAGCTTGATCCCTATATTCAGAAAAGCAGGGCAGTTGATCCGAAAGATTACGTAGGAGAATTTGCCAAGGCCGCGCAGATAAAGGGGCACTTCTATGGTTTGCCGTTCGATGGTGAATCCACCGGTATCTTTTATCGCACAGACCTCTTTGAGCAGGCTGGTTTAGAGCCGCCAAAGCCTGACTGGACTTGGGAGGATTTTGAGGAAGCTGCCAAGAAACTCACTATACCATCAAAGAGGCAGTATGGATTTGCAATCTTCGCTTCCGAGGCTAACTACTATTGGTTGCCATGGCTCTGGTCGACTGGTGGACGTTTGATGTCCCCTGACGGCAAGATCATGTTCAACGATGCCAATGGTAAGAAAGCAGCAGAATTTTATCTGGGCCTGAAGAGATATTCACCACCAGATCTTTATGGTTCCAACTCTTGGGATGGCAGAGTAGCTTTCGCTCAAGGTAAGGTAGCTATGTACGAAGCTGGTGCTTGGTTTGCTGGAACCCTACTAAGTGAGTTTCCGAAGACAAAGGGCAAGTGGGGCGCTGCTGCCATGCCTCGTGACAAGTACTGTGCTACCGTTATAGCTGGTGATGCTCTGGTTATTTTTGCCCAGAGTAAGAACAAGGATGCTGCCTGGAAATGGATAGAGTTTCTTTCTGCTCCGCAGAACGTTGCCAAGTGGAACACAGGTACACCCAAGAATCCTAGCACGCTTTTGCCAGTAAGGAAGTCGCTGCTGAATAATCCTAATCTTTATAAGAACGTCCCGCTGCTTAAGGATTTTGCCCAGATGATGAAGTGTGGAGTATCTGATCCAGCTTATGACTTCCCTTACTGGGGTCAGATCGATCAGATATTGAATGAGAACTTCCAAAAAGTTATATACGGGGAGATGGATGCTGCTACGGCTTTGGATGATGCGGCTGCTAGAGCTGAGGAGATCATACAGAAGCATAAGAGTTAG
- a CDS encoding carbohydrate ABC transporter permease, producing the protein MTRPLTRRSGLSRVLYEARREWTAYLFLSPGLILFAVFTVFSVGFSFYLSFHQWNILEPQKPFVGMQNYRELLHDRYFLGAIVNTLYFAAVSVPVTMAIGLLVALMLNTQIRFRGLFRTLYYLPGVTSLVVAAIIWKWVFSGDYGLLNYYLLKLHIIDKPILWLSDRNLAMPAVITVSVWQGVGFHMVVYLAALQSIPQEIYDAAKVDGASAFRRLIYITVPLLRPTMFFQFVVAMIGSLQVFGQILLMTGGGPIRRTTTVAFYLYQKAFRDFEMGYAAAIAYCLFAMMIVFTIIYWRLAYREIEY; encoded by the coding sequence ATGACGAGACCGCTTACCAGGCGATCTGGACTTAGCAGAGTACTGTATGAGGCAAGGCGCGAGTGGACAGCCTATCTATTTCTATCACCGGGATTGATACTCTTCGCTGTGTTTACAGTCTTCAGTGTAGGATTCTCATTCTACCTTAGCTTTCACCAGTGGAATATACTGGAGCCGCAAAAGCCTTTTGTGGGCATGCAAAACTATAGAGAGCTGCTGCACGATCGTTATTTCCTGGGGGCGATAGTAAATACTCTCTATTTTGCTGCTGTCTCTGTACCTGTCACCATGGCTATTGGGCTGTTAGTTGCCTTGATGCTAAACACCCAGATCAGGTTCAGAGGATTATTTAGGACTCTGTATTACCTTCCGGGTGTTACATCACTAGTGGTTGCCGCGATTATCTGGAAGTGGGTTTTTTCAGGTGATTACGGCCTACTCAATTACTATCTCCTCAAGTTACATATCATAGACAAACCCATACTTTGGTTATCGGATAGGAACCTAGCAATGCCGGCAGTTATCACTGTCAGCGTATGGCAGGGGGTAGGCTTTCACATGGTAGTGTACTTGGCAGCTCTGCAGTCCATCCCGCAGGAGATCTATGATGCTGCCAAAGTAGATGGAGCAAGTGCCTTCCGAAGATTGATATACATAACTGTACCGCTCCTTCGCCCCACTATGTTTTTCCAGTTCGTAGTTGCCATGATTGGCTCGCTGCAGGTATTTGGACAAATCCTGTTAATGACAGGTGGAGGACCGATAAGAAGGACTACTACAGTGGCTTTCTACCTATACCAGAAAGCATTTCGAGATTTCGAAATGGGGTATGCTGCAGCGATAGCTTACTGTCTGTTTGCCATGATGATAGTGTTCACGATTATTTACTGGCGTCTTGCCTACCGTGAGATAGAGTACTAA